One bacterium DNA segment encodes these proteins:
- a CDS encoding ABC transporter permease, with the protein MGAFVARRLLESATVLLGVSFLAFAVLFLSGDPTYLMIPENYTRQQIAEFRHQMGFDRPWYVQYGEFLGRAVRGDFGASLRSQLPALPLVIERMPATLELAVVAMLLSLAVALPVGVVAATHRRTLVDTTSMVAGLVGQSAPGFWIGLVLILVFGVELRWLPVSGRGGLSHLVLPGVTLAMFSMGRNARVVRASMLDALGHDFIRTAYAKGASRLAVLYRHALRNALLPIVTLIGLDFGVLLGGAIITETVFAWPGVGRLIVNAIYEKDFPIVEAAVVVIAAIFVLLNLCVDVAYGYLDPRIRYS; encoded by the coding sequence ATGGGCGCGTTTGTTGCCCGGCGGCTGCTCGAGTCCGCGACCGTCCTGCTCGGGGTCAGTTTTCTCGCGTTCGCGGTGCTCTTTCTCTCCGGCGATCCGACCTACCTGATGATCCCGGAGAACTACACGCGGCAGCAGATCGCGGAATTCCGGCATCAGATGGGATTCGACCGGCCGTGGTACGTGCAGTACGGCGAGTTTCTTGGGCGCGCCGTGCGCGGCGACTTCGGCGCGTCGCTGCGAAGCCAGCTGCCCGCGCTCCCGCTCGTGATCGAGCGGATGCCGGCAACGCTCGAACTGGCGGTCGTCGCGATGCTGCTGTCCCTCGCCGTGGCGCTGCCGGTCGGCGTCGTCGCGGCCACGCACCGCCGGACGCTGGTCGACACGACGAGCATGGTCGCGGGTCTGGTCGGCCAGTCCGCGCCGGGGTTTTGGATCGGACTGGTCCTCATCCTGGTCTTCGGGGTTGAGCTGCGCTGGCTGCCCGTGTCGGGCCGCGGCGGGTTGTCCCATCTCGTACTGCCCGGCGTGACCCTCGCGATGTTCTCGATGGGACGCAACGCCCGCGTCGTGCGCGCGTCGATGCTCGACGCCCTCGGCCACGACTTCATCCGCACCGCGTACGCGAAAGGCGCGTCGCGCCTCGCGGTGCTGTACCGTCACGCGCTGCGCAACGCCCTGCTGCCGATCGTGACCCTCATCGGTCTCGACTTCGGCGTCCTCCTCGGCGGCGCGATCATCACGGAGACCGTGTTTGCCTGGCCCGGCGTCGGCCGGCTGATCGTGAACGCGATCTACGAAAAGGACTTTCCGATCGTCGAGGCCGCGGTGGTCGTCATCGCGGCCATCTTCGTGCTGCTCAACTTGTGCGTGGACGTGGCGTACGGCTATCTCGATCCGCGCATCCGGTACAGCTGA
- a CDS encoding succinylglutamate desuccinylase/aspartoacylase family protein: MTIDEIGRRGAKVHGELAFDHAALAGLSWPYVSIRGPAGGPTLCISAGMHGSEYAGITAALRFADELRPEEVRGHVLILPLLNQPGFWARAAAVVPLDGKNPSQVFPGRRDGTVTEIMAAYLFDDVFARCDALVDLHGGDIMERLVPFTIFQETGNRELDARSRALAASYGLPVAVRRSKEVLKRTVLGYMQAAAAVRGIPAIVAEAGGEDQVKPEDVAVHLNGLRGALAQLGMIAGTAPRPALRLVEFVLVTAGQDGLFDRSADIGDRVRTGQVIGTLRDLWGRPLEDVRAPVDSEVLFLSTSMAAKKGALLFGLGRPVSDG, from the coding sequence GTGACCATCGACGAGATCGGCCGGCGCGGCGCCAAAGTCCACGGCGAATTGGCGTTCGACCACGCCGCGCTGGCCGGCCTCTCCTGGCCCTATGTCTCGATCCGCGGCCCGGCCGGCGGGCCGACGCTGTGTATCAGCGCGGGCATGCACGGGTCCGAATACGCGGGCATCACCGCCGCGCTGCGGTTCGCCGACGAACTGCGACCGGAGGAGGTACGGGGCCACGTCTTGATCCTGCCCCTCCTCAACCAACCGGGGTTCTGGGCGCGCGCCGCCGCCGTCGTGCCACTCGACGGCAAGAATCCGAGCCAGGTGTTCCCCGGACGCCGCGACGGCACCGTCACGGAGATCATGGCCGCCTACCTGTTTGACGACGTCTTTGCCCGCTGCGACGCGCTCGTCGACCTGCACGGCGGCGACATCATGGAGCGGCTCGTCCCGTTCACGATTTTTCAGGAGACCGGCAACCGAGAGTTAGACGCGCGGTCGCGGGCGCTCGCGGCGAGTTACGGCCTGCCGGTCGCCGTGCGCCGGTCAAAAGAAGTGCTGAAGCGTACGGTCCTCGGCTACATGCAGGCCGCCGCCGCGGTGCGCGGGATACCCGCCATCGTAGCGGAAGCCGGCGGCGAGGATCAGGTCAAACCCGAGGACGTCGCCGTCCACCTCAACGGTCTCCGCGGCGCCCTGGCGCAGCTCGGGATGATCGCGGGCACGGCCCCGCGGCCCGCCCTGCGCCTGGTCGAATTCGTGCTGGTCACGGCCGGGCAGGACGGTCTCTTCGACCGGTCGGCCGATATCGGCGACCGCGTGCGGACCGGTCAGGTCATCGGCACGCTGCGGGATCTGTGGGGACGTCCGCTGGAAGACGTGCGCGCACCCGTGGACTCGGAGGTCCTCTTTCTCAGTACGAGCATGGCGGCCAAGAAGGGCGCGCTGCTGTTCGGCCTCGGCCGGCCCGTGTCCGACGGCTAG
- a CDS encoding ABC transporter permease yields MLRSFRGSPGAVAGLILLLCIVAAALVSPLLAPQSITLVRVQDRLLHPLALQGGSRHWLGTDALGRDILSRLLVGARVSLLVGLTAVLIGGSLGTAIGLLSGYYGGWTDRIIMRLGEVQLAFPFILLALAVMAVLGPGLVNIIGVLGLTSWVTYARVVRSEVLSLREREFVQAARALGAPAPRVLVLHALPNVVGTVIVVATFSVASTILAEAGLSFLGLGVGASTPTWGSMLADAREYMTDAWWLTAFPGLAILMTVLGVNLVGDWLRDYLDPRLR; encoded by the coding sequence GTGCTGCGCAGCTTCCGCGGATCGCCCGGCGCCGTCGCCGGCCTGATCCTCCTGCTGTGCATCGTCGCGGCGGCGCTGGTCTCTCCACTGCTCGCGCCCCAGTCGATCACTCTCGTCCGCGTCCAGGACCGGCTGCTGCACCCGCTCGCGCTGCAGGGCGGCTCCCGGCACTGGCTCGGAACGGACGCGCTCGGCCGCGACATCCTGAGCAGGCTGCTGGTCGGCGCGCGGGTCTCGCTCCTGGTGGGCCTGACGGCCGTCCTGATCGGCGGCAGCCTCGGCACGGCGATCGGTCTCTTGAGCGGCTACTACGGCGGCTGGACCGACCGGATCATCATGCGGCTCGGCGAGGTGCAGCTCGCGTTTCCGTTCATCCTGCTCGCGCTCGCGGTCATGGCGGTCCTCGGCCCGGGGCTCGTCAACATCATCGGCGTGCTCGGGCTCACGAGCTGGGTGACCTACGCCCGCGTCGTGCGTTCGGAAGTGCTGTCGCTCCGCGAGCGCGAGTTCGTCCAGGCGGCCCGGGCGTTGGGCGCCCCGGCGCCGCGGGTGCTCGTGCTCCACGCGCTGCCCAACGTGGTGGGAACGGTCATCGTCGTCGCGACATTTTCCGTCGCGAGCACGATCCTCGCCGAGGCGGGGCTCAGCTTTCTCGGGCTCGGCGTCGGCGCCTCGACGCCGACGTGGGGGTCGATGCTCGCCGACGCCCGCGAGTACATGACGGACGCGTGGTGGCTGACCGCCTTTCCCGGCCTGGCCATCCTCATGACCGTGCTCGGGGTCAACCTGGTCGGCGACTGGCTGCGCGACTACCTGGATCCGCGTCTTCGATGA